Proteins encoded in a region of the Psychromicrobium lacuslunae genome:
- a CDS encoding lysine N(6)-hydroxylase/L-ornithine N(5)-oxygenase family protein gives MRHDVFDVVGVGMGPSNLAFATAVDEHNETAAEGDRIEALFLEQKDSFGWHPGMLLEGSTMQISYLKDLATLRNPRSRFTFVNYLQQAGRLIDFINHQTFFPSRIEFADYLQWVAASINSAVKYQRTVIGIEALAEQDRNGARYRISATGPEGTEEYLTRSVIVATGLAEKLPSWATAGPRLFHNHRLLEHLDKLGEATENRFLVLGSGQSAAEVVQHLHRSYPEAVVESAFNSFGFSPADDSPFANRVFDPSAVDDFFYAPDDVRAELINRHRSTNYSCVDLELINELYAIEYRERVQGPRRLIFRPGTEVLEAVESDAAVSVTLHDRIKGQAENQRYDAVVCATGFNSQGVSGLLRGVGILGNQTPSFGRDYELLLDGVPVTGLFVQGPTESTHGLTSTLLSNVAVRGGELLNSVLALREQHGAPAASSLVEQGA, from the coding sequence TTGCGGCACGATGTTTTTGATGTTGTCGGGGTCGGCATGGGTCCGTCCAATCTAGCGTTTGCGACGGCTGTCGACGAACACAATGAGACGGCCGCCGAGGGGGACCGGATTGAGGCCCTCTTCCTGGAGCAGAAAGACTCGTTCGGCTGGCATCCCGGGATGCTACTCGAGGGCTCCACAATGCAAATCTCCTATCTGAAGGATCTCGCGACGTTGCGAAATCCGCGCAGCCGCTTCACCTTTGTGAATTACCTCCAGCAAGCCGGTCGATTGATCGATTTCATTAATCATCAGACCTTCTTCCCGTCCCGGATTGAATTCGCCGACTATCTGCAATGGGTGGCCGCCTCAATCAATTCCGCGGTCAAGTACCAACGTACCGTGATCGGTATTGAAGCGCTGGCGGAGCAGGATCGCAATGGTGCTCGTTACCGGATTTCCGCCACCGGCCCGGAAGGTACCGAAGAGTACCTGACCCGCAGCGTGATCGTGGCCACCGGGCTGGCCGAAAAGCTCCCCAGCTGGGCGACTGCTGGGCCTAGACTGTTCCATAACCATCGCCTGCTTGAGCATCTCGACAAGCTTGGCGAGGCCACCGAGAACCGGTTCCTGGTGCTCGGCAGCGGTCAGAGCGCCGCCGAAGTTGTGCAGCATCTGCATCGCAGCTACCCCGAGGCCGTGGTTGAGTCAGCCTTCAATAGCTTCGGCTTCAGCCCCGCGGACGACAGTCCTTTCGCCAACCGAGTCTTCGACCCCTCAGCGGTTGATGATTTCTTCTACGCCCCCGATGATGTGCGTGCCGAGCTGATCAACCGGCATCGCAGCACCAACTACTCTTGTGTTGACCTGGAACTGATCAATGAGCTCTACGCAATTGAATACCGCGAGCGAGTGCAAGGCCCGCGTCGGCTGATCTTCCGCCCCGGTACCGAGGTACTGGAGGCAGTGGAAAGCGATGCTGCAGTTTCAGTAACTCTGCATGACCGGATCAAAGGACAGGCCGAGAACCAGCGCTACGATGCGGTGGTGTGTGCCACCGGCTTCAACTCGCAAGGTGTCAGTGGTCTGCTGCGCGGTGTCGGCATCCTGGGGAATCAGACCCCGAGCTTTGGCCGGGACTATGAACTTCTCCTCGACGGTGTTCCGGTCACCGGTCTGTTTGTGCAAGGCCCCACCGAATCAACCCATGGCCTGACCTCAACGCTGCTATCAAACGTCGCGGTGCGCGGCGGCGAGCTGCTCAATTCGGTGCTGGCGCTGCGTGAGCAGCATGGTGCCCCGGCTGCCTCGTCCTTGGTTGAGCAGGGGGCGTAA
- a CDS encoding alpha/beta hydrolase-fold protein: protein MVSIFEAFGLPEQPGSATFWSLAEQGSPRFIPAENGWQALFLSRSQQSTLLRFDDRPEPVEMTACTAENGDVFHFAIQHFPAPFRVSYGFTQADNPSGLADPLNPVGAGPLRSIASTPDAAEQAFWPSLSAEALLPVPPTRLRWSSELLGARRTVRMQYIGPEVEAAQRVVLLLDGDDWIHLHPAGLAFTAAHQAGELSPCTLVFVPSPGGDKRREELALNPLFWRAVREELLPLIATQLGREVEPASTVLAGQSYGGLAALYAAVTMPETFPQALCQSGSFWYPAPDASAASGPRTGPMDGPLGGAMARLLSTSELDLSGITVAFDVGSHEGKMVDHQAEVFRLLAERGASLHSNVSAAGHDRSSWRDALLRDTAWMLRRIG, encoded by the coding sequence ATGGTCAGTATTTTTGAGGCTTTCGGCTTACCGGAGCAGCCCGGATCGGCGACCTTCTGGAGTTTGGCCGAGCAAGGCTCGCCGCGCTTTATTCCAGCCGAAAACGGCTGGCAGGCACTGTTCTTAAGCCGCAGCCAGCAGAGCACTTTACTACGCTTCGACGACCGTCCCGAACCGGTCGAGATGACCGCCTGCACGGCTGAGAATGGTGATGTATTTCACTTCGCTATTCAGCATTTTCCAGCCCCCTTCCGGGTCAGCTACGGCTTTACGCAGGCCGACAACCCGAGCGGGCTGGCCGATCCGCTCAATCCGGTGGGAGCGGGCCCGCTGCGTTCCATCGCGAGCACGCCCGATGCCGCCGAGCAAGCGTTCTGGCCCTCGCTCAGCGCCGAGGCACTCTTGCCGGTACCGCCGACTCGACTGCGTTGGAGCAGCGAGCTACTCGGCGCTCGGCGTACCGTCCGGATGCAATACATCGGTCCGGAGGTCGAGGCAGCACAGCGAGTCGTGCTGTTGCTCGACGGCGACGACTGGATTCATCTGCACCCAGCTGGCCTGGCCTTCACCGCAGCGCATCAAGCTGGCGAGTTATCGCCCTGCACGCTGGTCTTCGTGCCCTCGCCCGGCGGGGACAAGCGACGTGAGGAGCTCGCCCTGAACCCGCTGTTCTGGCGGGCCGTTCGCGAGGAGTTGCTGCCCTTGATCGCCACTCAGCTGGGACGTGAAGTCGAGCCGGCAAGCACTGTGCTGGCGGGCCAAAGCTATGGCGGCCTGGCCGCCCTTTACGCCGCCGTGACGATGCCGGAGACTTTCCCGCAAGCACTCTGCCAATCCGGCTCCTTTTGGTACCCGGCCCCGGACGCTAGCGCCGCATCGGGACCACGGACGGGGCCAATGGATGGCCCGCTGGGAGGCGCAATGGCCCGACTCTTGAGCACCTCGGAGCTCGATCTTTCGGGTATTACGGTGGCATTCGACGTCGGAAGTCATGAAGGCAAGATGGTGGATCACCAAGCTGAGGTATTCCGACTGCTAGCGGAGCGTGGGGCCAGCCTGCACAGTAATGTTTCCGCGGCCGGCCACGACCGCTCCAGCTGGCGTGATGCCTTGTTGCGCGACACCGCCTGGATGCTGCGACGTATCGGCTAG